From the Acidobacteriota bacterium genome, one window contains:
- a CDS encoding GNAT family N-acetyltransferase, whose product MSNEVRLRDVDPNDLPIFYEQQLDADATRMAAFAARDRAAFDAHWATKILGNPAAVTRTILLDGQVAGNIGSWPQDGVRLVGYWIGKEHWGKGVAT is encoded by the coding sequence ATGAGTAACGAAGTACGACTCCGCGACGTCGATCCCAACGACCTTCCCATCTTCTACGAGCAACAACTCGATGCCGACGCCACGCGCATGGCCGCCTTCGCCGCCCGCGACCGCGCAGCCTTCGACGCCCATTGGGCGACAAAGATCCTCGGCAACCCTGCAGCGGTCACGCGAACGATCCTCCTCGACGGCCAGGTCGCGGGCAACATCGGGAGCTGGCCCCAGGACGGTGTCCGCCTCGTCGGCTACTGGATCGGCAAGGAGCATTGGGGCAAGGGTGTCGCGACCC
- a CDS encoding transposase, whose product MSRQLRIDFPGAIHHITSRGNERRVIYRDDRDRRRFLKILEEVVTLRRWILHAWVLMSNHYHLLIETPEIGLSPGMKRLNETYAMWFNTRHDRVGHLFQGRFKSILVERESHLLELTRYIVLNPVRCHAVKYAGDWQWSNYRATAGLTKTPSWLETQSTLSNFGTGDSGQSRESYRRFVADARGASYKPWEMLIGQIYLGGEAFCEMMQTIVSSEARSREHPRAQLEIVRPTLDHVIELVLREFDETPQGLRRKNRRPGRKAFAQLAYRDCGLTHRMIAEYLGVSEPAVSKMIQKCEQLEGSDHEFRRSIEAIRCALS is encoded by the coding sequence TTGTCCCGCCAGCTCAGAATCGACTTTCCTGGCGCGATCCACCACATCACCTCGCGCGGCAATGAGCGGCGTGTCATCTATCGCGATGACAGGGATCGGCGGCGATTCCTGAAAATTCTCGAAGAGGTAGTAACGCTTCGGCGCTGGATCCTTCATGCGTGGGTTCTGATGTCGAACCACTATCACCTGCTGATCGAGACACCCGAGATCGGTCTCTCGCCCGGGATGAAGCGGTTGAATGAGACCTATGCGATGTGGTTCAACACGCGTCATGATCGGGTCGGGCATCTCTTTCAGGGGCGGTTCAAGAGCATCCTGGTTGAGCGGGAATCGCATTTACTGGAGCTGACGCGGTATATCGTTCTGAACCCGGTACGCTGCCACGCCGTCAAATATGCGGGCGACTGGCAGTGGAGCAATTACCGCGCGACTGCCGGGCTGACGAAGACGCCCTCCTGGCTCGAGACGCAGAGTACGCTCTCGAATTTCGGCACTGGCGACAGCGGCCAGTCGCGCGAGAGCTACAGGCGATTCGTGGCCGATGCCAGAGGAGCGTCGTACAAGCCGTGGGAGATGCTCATCGGTCAGATCTATCTGGGAGGGGAAGCGTTTTGCGAGATGATGCAAACGATCGTGTCGTCCGAAGCGAGAAGCCGGGAACATCCCCGAGCTCAACTCGAGATCGTACGACCGACTCTGGATCACGTGATCGAGCTCGTGCTCAGGGAGTTTGACGAGACGCCGCAGGGCCTGCGCCGGAAGAACCGTCGGCCGGGGCGCAAAGCATTCGCGCAACTCGCCTATCGCGACTGCGGATTGACTCATCGAATGATTGCGGAGTACCTCGGAGTCTCCGAGCCCGCAGTCTCGAAGATGATCCAAAAGTGCGAGCAACTCGAGGGGAGCGACCATGAGTTCCGCCGGTCGATCGAGGCGATTCGGTGCGCGTTAAGTTAA
- a CDS encoding arginase family protein yields the protein MTRHLTLIGAASSLGIKPYDDGTMRHVDRAPATLRQLGLGAALGARDAGDVLPEPYRDFVRPPGGVRNEPELVRYSHLLAERVATVLSEGGFPIVIGGDCSNVLGSLLGARRAGQHRVGLAYIDAHADFATPADSATGSAASMDLALAIGRGSSPLATLDSERPLVRAGDIALVGRRDDADGLWYGHEALAESEILDLPMPLDAVGLGALAAQMLARVAAPGVDGFWIHVDADVLSPEVMIAVDSPEPAGPDIEQLATLLAALVASPKAIGLQLTIYDPTLDPGLDCGRRLVSLLRAAFEGRIVPVPR from the coding sequence ATGACGCGACACCTGACCTTGATCGGCGCGGCCAGCAGCCTCGGCATCAAGCCGTACGACGATGGCACCATGCGCCATGTCGATCGCGCGCCGGCCACGCTGCGACAACTCGGGCTCGGGGCCGCACTCGGCGCCCGCGACGCCGGCGACGTGCTTCCGGAGCCTTACCGCGATTTCGTACGCCCGCCCGGTGGCGTGCGCAACGAGCCTGAACTCGTGCGATACTCGCATCTGCTCGCCGAGCGCGTGGCGACAGTGCTTTCCGAAGGCGGCTTCCCCATCGTGATTGGTGGCGACTGCAGCAACGTCCTCGGCAGCCTCCTCGGCGCGCGCCGCGCCGGCCAGCACCGCGTCGGACTCGCATACATCGACGCGCACGCCGATTTCGCGACTCCCGCCGACTCGGCAACGGGATCGGCCGCCAGCATGGACCTCGCCCTGGCGATAGGCCGCGGCAGCTCGCCGCTCGCGACCCTGGACTCAGAGCGTCCGCTCGTTCGGGCAGGCGATATCGCCCTGGTCGGCCGCCGCGATGACGCCGATGGTCTCTGGTACGGCCACGAGGCGCTCGCCGAGTCGGAGATCCTCGATCTCCCGATGCCGCTCGATGCTGTGGGGCTCGGCGCGCTTGCGGCGCAGATGCTCGCGCGCGTCGCGGCGCCGGGAGTGGATGGCTTCTGGATCCATGTCGACGCCGACGTGCTGTCGCCCGAGGTGATGATCGCCGTGGACTCGCCGGAGCCCGCTGGTCCCGACATCGAGCAACTCGCTACGCTGCTCGCGGCGCTCGTGGCGAGTCCCAAGGCGATCGGTCTCCAGCTCACGATCTATGACCCGACGCTCGACCCCGGTCTCGACTGCGGGCGGCGGCTCGTCTCGCTACTGCGCGCCGCTTTCGAAGGACGCATCGTCCCGGTGCCCAGATGA
- a CDS encoding thioredoxin family protein gives MLRSTIIFLIASLAALPSFGEPVSTPHVTAELLLGGSHVRPGEEFRVGLHLRMKEGWHTYWKHPGDSGEPTTIDWVLPDGFTAGPILWPQPQRISMEPLTTYGYEGDVLLMVPMRAPATVVAGSSASITANVYWMVCEEICIPEEVTLGIDVPVAAEPSTPGASATLFDRSTATLPVPSDGWQIRAAEQDDRIILRARPPEGFRIEQPGISFFAATGPLIEYSAPQPVSLRDGELTIELTRSPYAADDLRRLSGVLHAPAGWVPGGPVAVEIDAPIDAAFAIAPVTSARPPLTLLIALGLAFLGGMVLNLMPCVFPVVSLKILAFMQHSGDEPRRVRLHGLSFACGVLLAFWILAGLLLALRAAGEEIGWGFQLQSPAFVAAMAFLLFGLGLSLSGVMDIGTSLTRIGGAAAGRAGYRTSGLNGMLATVVATPCTAPFMGAALGFALTQSALAALLIFTALGAGMAAPYVALSLWPALLRFLPRPGQWMVRFKQLMAFPLFATVAWLVWVFGHQTGVDGILRLLLGLTLVGAAAWVWGSWSTLDASSRTTATARSVAVALLASGFMLSVTAEPVSSEVNAAGVLQDGSDVQWEPWSEERVAELRAEGRPVFINFTAAWCLTCKVNERVAFSSAGVSRIVGERNIAMLKADWTNRDDAITRALSSFGRSGVPLYVVYEADPSAPPRLLPEILSPGMLIETFSQFQ, from the coding sequence ATGCTCCGCAGCACCATCATCTTTCTGATCGCTTCGCTGGCGGCTCTCCCGAGCTTCGGGGAACCGGTCTCCACCCCGCACGTCACCGCTGAGCTGCTCCTCGGCGGCAGTCACGTACGTCCCGGCGAGGAGTTCCGCGTGGGGCTGCACCTCCGGATGAAGGAGGGGTGGCACACCTACTGGAAGCATCCGGGAGACTCGGGCGAGCCCACCACCATCGACTGGGTTCTTCCGGATGGCTTCACCGCAGGACCGATCCTCTGGCCGCAGCCGCAGCGGATCTCCATGGAACCGCTCACGACCTACGGCTATGAAGGCGACGTTCTTCTCATGGTGCCGATGCGGGCTCCGGCTACGGTCGTCGCGGGAAGCAGCGCTTCGATTACCGCCAATGTCTACTGGATGGTCTGCGAGGAGATCTGCATCCCCGAGGAAGTAACCCTCGGCATCGACGTACCGGTCGCGGCCGAGCCCTCCACCCCCGGTGCGTCCGCAACTCTGTTCGACCGCAGCACCGCCACCCTCCCGGTCCCCTCCGATGGGTGGCAAATCCGAGCCGCCGAACAGGACGACCGCATCATCCTCCGGGCCCGGCCTCCGGAGGGATTCCGCATCGAGCAGCCGGGGATCAGCTTTTTCGCCGCGACCGGTCCGCTCATCGAATACAGCGCACCCCAGCCGGTCTCCCTCCGCGACGGTGAGCTCACCATCGAGCTCACGAGGTCACCCTACGCGGCGGACGACCTCCGGCGACTCTCCGGAGTGCTCCACGCCCCCGCCGGCTGGGTTCCGGGAGGGCCGGTGGCGGTCGAGATCGACGCGCCAATCGATGCGGCTTTCGCGATTGCTCCAGTGACCTCCGCGCGTCCGCCGCTCACACTTCTGATTGCTCTCGGCCTGGCCTTCCTCGGAGGAATGGTCCTCAACCTGATGCCGTGCGTGTTCCCGGTCGTCTCGCTCAAGATCCTCGCGTTCATGCAGCACTCGGGGGACGAGCCCAGGCGCGTGCGGCTCCACGGCCTTTCTTTCGCCTGCGGAGTGCTCCTCGCGTTCTGGATCCTGGCAGGACTTCTTCTCGCGCTTCGCGCCGCCGGCGAAGAGATCGGCTGGGGTTTTCAACTGCAGTCCCCCGCGTTCGTCGCAGCCATGGCGTTCCTCCTGTTCGGCCTCGGACTTTCGCTTTCCGGCGTGATGGATATCGGTACCTCGCTGACGAGAATCGGCGGCGCCGCGGCGGGACGAGCGGGTTACCGCACCAGTGGGCTGAACGGGATGCTGGCGACGGTGGTCGCCACTCCGTGCACGGCCCCCTTCATGGGAGCGGCACTCGGCTTCGCCCTCACTCAGTCGGCCCTGGCCGCACTCCTGATCTTCACCGCGCTCGGCGCCGGAATGGCGGCTCCGTACGTTGCCCTGTCCCTCTGGCCGGCGCTGCTCCGCTTTCTGCCGCGGCCTGGACAGTGGATGGTTCGGTTCAAACAGCTGATGGCGTTTCCACTGTTCGCTACCGTAGCCTGGCTGGTGTGGGTCTTCGGCCACCAGACCGGCGTTGACGGCATCCTCCGGCTTCTTCTCGGACTGACTCTGGTCGGAGCAGCAGCCTGGGTATGGGGCTCCTGGTCGACTCTCGATGCATCATCCCGCACCACGGCCACGGCTCGCAGCGTCGCCGTCGCCCTGCTCGCTTCCGGATTCATGCTGAGCGTGACTGCGGAGCCGGTCAGCAGCGAAGTGAACGCCGCAGGAGTGCTGCAGGACGGCTCGGATGTGCAGTGGGAGCCGTGGTCGGAAGAGCGCGTTGCGGAACTGCGTGCCGAAGGACGCCCGGTGTTCATCAACTTCACCGCCGCGTGGTGTCTGACCTGTAAGGTGAACGAACGCGTCGCCTTCAGCTCCGCCGGGGTGAGCAGAATTGTCGGCGAACGCAACATCGCCATGCTGAAGGCCGACTGGACCAACCGCGATGATGCCATCACACGCGCGCTCAGCTCGTTCGGCAGGTCGGGCGTCCCGCTGTACGTCGTCTACGAGGCCGATCCATCTGCCCCGCCCCGTCTACTTCCCGAGATCCTCAGTCCGGGGATGCTCATAGAGACGTTTTCCCAATTCCAATGA
- a CDS encoding thioredoxin family protein produces the protein MAAVALLMAVMVVACAEEATASFDGPAPEVGKAAPGFSVADTNGQTHSLDQYRGKWVVLEWLNHGCPYVKNHYDTGTMQALQKKYAAQDVVWLSIVSSAPGKQGHYSNERANELTQEKNASPHAVLVDSSGTIGRAYHARTTPHMFVINPEGNIVYMGAIDDTPTTNADRLKTARPLVDIALQEAMAGKPVSVPASQPYGCNVKY, from the coding sequence ATGGCGGCGGTCGCGCTGCTGATGGCAGTCATGGTGGTGGCGTGCGCGGAGGAAGCGACAGCATCGTTCGATGGCCCAGCACCGGAGGTCGGCAAGGCGGCTCCGGGCTTCAGCGTCGCGGACACCAACGGTCAGACGCATTCTCTCGACCAGTACCGCGGCAAATGGGTGGTTCTCGAGTGGCTGAATCACGGCTGCCCCTACGTAAAGAACCACTATGACACCGGAACGATGCAGGCGCTGCAGAAGAAGTACGCGGCTCAGGATGTGGTCTGGCTCTCGATCGTCTCCTCGGCGCCGGGCAAGCAGGGGCATTACTCGAATGAGCGCGCCAACGAGCTGACGCAAGAAAAGAATGCGTCACCTCATGCCGTGCTCGTCGACTCATCAGGGACGATCGGCAGGGCCTACCACGCACGCACGACTCCGCACATGTTCGTGATCAATCCCGAGGGGAACATCGTTTACATGGGCGCAATCGATGACACGCCGACTACGAATGCCGACCGCCTGAAGACGGCCCGTCCGCTCGTCGACATCGCGCTCCAGGAGGCGATGGCAGGCAAGCCGGTCAGCGTTCCGGCGAGTCAGCCGTACGGCTGCAACGTCAAATACTGA
- a CDS encoding thioredoxin family protein, protein MNKFYRSIGMAAVALMMAGTLMAAPEIGKAAPGFSVTDTNGETHSLDEYRDKWVVLEWLNHDCPYVRKHYDNGVMQALQKKYADQGVVWLSVVSSAPGKQGHFPNERANELTKEKKAVPHAVLVDSAGTVGRAYAARTTPHMFVINPEGNVVYMGGIDDKPTARAADLKTARPHVDIALQEAMAGKPVSVPTSQPYGCTVKY, encoded by the coding sequence ATGAACAAGTTCTATCGCAGCATCGGAATGGCGGCGGTCGCGCTGATGATGGCAGGCACGTTGATGGCGGCACCGGAGATCGGCAAGGCAGCTCCGGGCTTCAGCGTCACGGACACCAACGGCGAGACGCATTCTCTCGACGAGTACCGCGACAAATGGGTGGTTCTCGAGTGGCTGAATCACGACTGCCCCTACGTGCGGAAGCACTACGACAACGGAGTGATGCAGGCGCTGCAGAAGAAGTACGCCGACCAGGGTGTCGTCTGGCTCTCGGTCGTCTCCTCGGCGCCCGGCAAGCAGGGCCATTTTCCGAATGAGCGCGCCAACGAGCTGACGAAAGAAAAGAAGGCGGTACCTCATGCCGTGCTCGTCGACTCAGCAGGCACGGTCGGGAGGGCCTACGCCGCACGCACGACTCCGCACATGTTCGTGATCAATCCGGAGGGCAACGTCGTCTACATGGGCGGGATCGATGACAAACCGACTGCACGTGCCGCCGACCTGAAGACGGCCCGCCCGCACGTCGACATCGCGCTTCAGGAGGCGATGGCAGGCAAGCCGGTCAGCGTACCGACGAGTCAGCCGTACGGCTGCACAGTGAAGTATTGA
- a CDS encoding DUF3592 domain-containing protein has translation MSAAGPVESITGSASSQRGPKNIGRIVFGIFLLFGLGFMIPFGFMFWGLIDSSNWEETRCTVTSSEVGVHSGSDGSTYSIDIRYRYEWNGEEYSGDRYHFSSFGSSSGYQGKADVVERYPVGSETPCWVDPNDPEKSVLARKVGWEALFVLLPLVFVVIGLLGVLGSFGAIGKKLHTQRRADWLPGSDDEEQAPPTSALERERFMPNSTETGSDPNVLEAKTSPKGRFIGSLFAAILWNGIVWPIIYFAIIAGDEREGCLIVFMGIFALVGLVILLSVPYYALALANPRITMRLGGPLVLGGSTSLAWSFNGKADRIRKLIVKLEGREEARYRRGTNTHTDRSTFFEHVIIEQTNNLAIASGQATIDVPEGTMHSFDGANNRIVWLLSVQGDVPRWPDVSEEFELTVRPKGMV, from the coding sequence GTGTCTGCAGCGGGGCCGGTCGAGTCGATCACCGGAAGCGCTTCCAGCCAGCGGGGCCCAAAGAACATCGGGCGGATCGTCTTTGGGATCTTTCTGCTCTTCGGGCTCGGCTTCATGATTCCGTTCGGCTTCATGTTCTGGGGGCTGATCGACAGCAGCAACTGGGAAGAAACTCGATGCACCGTGACCTCCAGCGAAGTCGGCGTGCACTCCGGTAGCGACGGCAGCACTTACAGCATCGACATCCGGTATCGCTACGAGTGGAACGGGGAGGAGTACTCGGGCGATCGATATCATTTCTCCTCGTTCGGCTCGAGCAGCGGCTACCAGGGTAAGGCCGATGTCGTGGAGCGTTACCCGGTCGGGTCCGAGACTCCCTGCTGGGTGGATCCGAACGATCCGGAGAAATCAGTACTCGCTCGGAAGGTCGGCTGGGAAGCGCTCTTCGTCCTCCTGCCACTCGTTTTCGTCGTCATCGGCCTCCTCGGAGTGCTCGGCTCGTTCGGCGCCATCGGCAAAAAGCTTCATACCCAGCGGCGCGCCGACTGGCTGCCGGGCTCGGACGATGAGGAGCAGGCTCCTCCGACGAGCGCGCTCGAGCGGGAGCGCTTCATGCCGAACTCGACGGAAACCGGAAGCGATCCGAACGTGCTCGAGGCGAAGACGAGCCCGAAGGGGCGATTCATCGGGTCGCTCTTCGCCGCGATCCTCTGGAACGGGATCGTCTGGCCGATCATCTACTTCGCAATCATCGCCGGAGACGAGCGCGAGGGATGCCTGATCGTGTTCATGGGCATTTTCGCCCTCGTGGGGCTTGTGATCCTCCTCTCTGTTCCGTACTACGCGCTGGCGTTGGCGAACCCGCGGATCACGATGCGGCTGGGGGGTCCGCTGGTCCTCGGCGGGAGCACCTCGCTCGCCTGGAGTTTCAACGGAAAGGCGGACCGGATCCGCAAGCTGATCGTGAAGCTCGAAGGACGGGAGGAAGCGCGTTATCGAAGAGGCACCAATACCCACACCGACAGAAGCACCTTCTTCGAGCATGTCATCATCGAGCAGACGAACAATCTCGCGATCGCCTCGGGGCAGGCCACGATCGATGTTCCGGAGGGAACGATGCACAGCTTCGATGGAGCGAACAACCGAATCGTCTGGTTGCTGTCGGTTCAGGGTGACGTCCCCCGCTGGCCCGACGTGAGCGAAGAGTTTGAGCTGACGGTCCGACCGAAGGGGATGGTTTGA